One part of the Amphiprion ocellaris isolate individual 3 ecotype Okinawa chromosome 24, ASM2253959v1, whole genome shotgun sequence genome encodes these proteins:
- the LOC111587762 gene encoding protein jagunal homolog 1-B, translated as MASRAGPRAAGTDGSDFQHRERVAAHYQMSVALKSEIRKLNIVHLLIWVLMAAQVTVSQLSLVSHKVVASPYQWEYPYLLSIIPTVFSFLALPRNNISYLVISMISAGLFCVAPLIYGGMEMFPVAQQLYRHGKAYRFIFGFSAVSVMYLVIVISVQVHGWQIYYSKKLLDQWFTSTQEKKKK; from the exons ATGGCTTCTCGAGCAGGTCCGAGAGCAGCTGGCACAGATGGCAGTGATTTCCAGCACCGGGAGCGGGTTGCTGCTCACTATCAGATGAG TGTTGCTTTGAAGTCTGAAATCCGTAAACTCAACATTGTCCATTTGCTGATCTGGGTGCTCATGGCAGCTCAG GTGACGGTGAGCCAGCTGAGCCTGGTGTCCCACAAGGTGGTGGCCTCTCCATACCAGTGGGAGTACCCCTACCTCCTCAGCATCATCCCCACAGTCTTCAGCTTCTTGGCGCTGCCCCGCAACAACATCAGCTACCTGGTCATTTCTATGATCAGCGCTGGGCTCTTCTGCGTGGCCCCGCTCATCTACGGCGGTATGgagatgttccctgtagctcagCAGCTTTATCGCCACGGCAAAGCCTACCGCTTCATCTTCGGTTTCTCTGCTGTGTCAGTTATGTACCTGGTAATCGTCATATCTGTGCAAGTACACGGCTGGCAGATCTACTACAGTAAAAAGCTACTGGACCAGTGGTTCACCAGCacacaggagaagaagaagaaatga